AAAATCATTTCAAGACATGAAAGAAAACCTAATTTTGAAAATCGCAGAAGAGGCCAAATCACTGTTTTCTGATATACTAGGATAagtattaaataaaatatattgatTTCAACTGAAcaataaaacaaataaacaatGCCCAGCCCCACCACACCACCTACAAACCAAGGAAGAAAACATTTCCAAGTTATGTGCAGACTTGACACATTCAAACCATGTTAGTTTCCAACATATGGGCCCTTCATGACATAGCTTAAACCACATTATACTAAAGCTACCTAATCAGGCTCCAAGCTACATTTATCTACCGTGTCAGAACAAGTTACCGACAGATTATCTAAGAAAAGTTCCCCTCATTTTTTTCCAGTGTCTGAAAGATGACTATATTTGCCTAACCTCTATAAAAAAACATCCAATTACCGAGCAAAAGGGAAAAGGAAGATCATGAAGTCATTCAACTGCAGAAGAACAGAATAGCATACCGATAGAGAAGTTGCTCGCAGATTGAAATTCATCTCTCCCTCCAGAAGATGGACATCCAAACCTTCCACAAATGAACCCTTTAGGAAATCAATCAAAAGAGTTGTTGATGGAGGATTTCCAGCCTTTTTCGACTTCTCAGACTGCATAAAGGACAATCTCTATATTTACTTAAACagaattttaaaaacaaattgcAATTTATCAAATGCTTActaatttaaggatattaaatacTAACATAAtgtcaaaatatatttttatttaacaggagtaaattttatattttttacattgaaaatacAAGCACTGCCTTTTCGACATAAAGAACTTCAACAGCATTTTCACACAAGACTTTTCCCATGGTCCCACCTGAAAGGAGCTTTTTTCACCGGAAGTTCAGCTTTCTAATTATTGAGGCGAGCACCTCATAAAATTAACATAAAAtgagcttttttattttttattatttttttctaaaaaaggcCAAAAAAAAATTGCTTTCCTCCGCCTCTTGATTTGCCTACTTTTCCTCATTTGATTTTGACTAACATACACTCCATTTCTAAATTTTATAAGGCCTTCTCTATGCGTTGTATACATGCAACATAATTTTGAGATTTCTTTACAAGATGCTCCTGAAATTGCAACCAATGCTGCTAATCAAAGAAGTTGCAATTTTTCCCCTTTATGCTCAttggatgatttaaatattatgCAACTCAGCCACAAACACAGATCTTTTCAATCCTCATGGGCCTAGGAACTGCACATAATTGCCCAGCTGTAGAGGGGCAGATGAACTGCTATGGCCTGTGGCACAGGCTGGGTTAACAGCATTaagaggaaaaaataataataattcaaaattatgGAGTCTGCTTCAGACTTGTGCCATAACCCCTTGCATCAAGCTCTTCCCTTCCACGCAACTACTCATTATACTTCAACCAGCTACTTCCTATTGCATAATTCTCAAAGAAATTGCAGTTTGGGGTTGAGAAAGTAATCAATAGATGAGGCAACTGCAATAATCAATTAATCTAGATTTAACTTGCCTAGGAGCCAGGTGGGGCTGACACAATGGAGAGCCATCATACTTCAAACTCAATATGATGGATATATTTATGTACAAAATGTAATTTAAATTAACATCAAAACTTGTTCTCGAGATCAGATCCACTCATTGCTTTAATATAAAGATAAAGCAGAGAAAGCAATACAAGCCACTAACCTGTTCGCCAACAAAAATTATACCAGAGTCCGGTGCATCTGATTGTAACAAGAATAGCAAGGCTTTTTGTCTCTCTTTTTTGTTACATATCTACGAGACAACGAAGTATTAGCTCATTCAAACCTAGATTGCAAACAAACAGGATATAAACCCACAGCCACAAGGGTGtcattgaagaaaaaaaaaaccaggaAACAATCGAAAGAATAGAATTAGGGTAAAAAGAGTACAAACAAAAAAGTCTCAGTTGGTTCACCATAAATCTATGGTGTAGCTGTGAGGGCATCGGTTCAACTGGATTCACATGGATATGAGCTGCATCACTCTGTCAAAGACAAAGAAATGAGCACATGCACACACAACTGATATCAGAGTCATATGAAATACTGATAATGAGAACATGGGAAAAAAAACTGTGTCAGCAAACCTTGGTCCATTTCTGCTGTATGCAATCATGTAGGAAACGCCTGTGTTGTGGGATGGATGCACTAGCAAAAACGGTCTGACGGCTATTGATGGATGAATAAGATGTCAAAAGCTTTCTAAGTGAACTGACTTCTTTTGAAGAATTGAACATGAAATCCACCTATTAAAAGTAAATATAACatgttaattttcttaaatgaaatTAGTGCAAGAGGGCCCCCTCTCTATCCAAAAACAAAATGCTGGGGGGCCACACAGTTGATACATTAGCAAAAACCAAAGATTCTATGTAATTTAATAGGGACCACCACAATTGATATGATAACCAAATAACCAACAATCTAAAACCCTTAGGCAGATGAATCCACAGTATTGTACTATACTAGAATACAAAATAAAAGTATCCAAATATATAGTTTTGCTCCTAGCTGCAAGGTGACAATTAATGGTCTAAAAAGTGTATAAACCTGGTAAAAACACTTTCTTCTTTCAGAATCTCCAAGATCATTAAAATGTAAAGGAATTTTGGGCGCAAGTGATTATAGTTGCAAATCTTATTTTAGTCATTCCTAATGGCATTCTTCGTTTGACTGTTATTGTCTACCTAATCTAGTTGATCTCAACAAAGGTGATACTGAATCCTGTATAAGAAAAAAGAGACCAttacaaaaatttgaaaattcaaccCCACAGGTACAAATGTGCAATAAATGACACATACTGTAGGGATACTGAGTAACAAGGttaaaatatcaaattttacttcaattaCCTCGTCAACTACCAGCACCTGCATTGATTCAAGCTTAAATAGCCTCTTTTCAATCATACGGCACAAACTCCCAATAGTTGCCACCACTATCGTAGGTGGCTCAGCCTGCAAATATCAAGCATGTCTCAAAATGCTTCACGAGGACATAAAGTTTTTCTAACTTTGAAAGATTTTATACCGTAGAAAGTTTGTTGATAAACATGTCATGAAAAACACAAAATGGATTCAACATCTATCACTACCAAAGCCTGAAAAATGAAATCACATTGGAACATTGAGCTTACAGTATCTTAGAATTTTCAAGATGTTTGTGAGTTCATTCATCTATTCACCAATAAAGTACAATATAAAGCAAATATTCCGGGACCAAAACTCTTTTGAATAACATCATAGAATAAAAACTTCAAGACCAAGGAAGTGAATACAgcacctttaaccaattcttgtgTCTACTCAACAATCCTCCATCTAAAAGAGCCATGACAGTGCATGATTTCTGACCCAAGCCAAGTTCGGTGGGCTTTGCAGCCAACATCCTGGCAACTTTTGCAACCTTGTTTATCAAGACAGCAATATTAGAATAGCATATAGTTTATAGCTAGTCAAAAATCAGCAAGGTACTACACAGCCAACCTTCCAGGTTTTCCCTAGCAAGATGTTAATTATATAATACAAGTATACTGATACATATTCAATGTCTGGAAGCATTGACTTTGACACTTGGATTTTGGATTGTATGGATTTCGTAAATTTTCCATTTAAAAAGTTTGTAGAGTTTTGTCCAAATCTTCACACATCCAAATTCAGGGCACCAAATCCATGTTCCCAAATACaaattaatcatatttttaagaaGTGCAACATTATTCTTAATTGCAGACCATATTCCCTAGTAGGTACCACAATCTGCAGTTGCACAGACAGCAGTATATATAAAAatcttgttaaagcttgatatacattattgacccacaacctaatagcttaaacttttagataaagtgataatctaaATCAAagttggttaccaggaggtcctgggttctagtcttgttgcctccatttattatgtggtgtttaaaaaattatagcATTCCCAgcaatgggtgttatttatcatgtgtttatctcttcaCGTGCTGCCGGGCTGCACAtacgggggagtgttaaagcttgatatacatgatTGCCCTACAACCTcataacttaagcttttaggtaaagtggtaacctAACACATCCCATCATTAATATTCTTACTTGCATGCCGAGTTCCCTAGTGGGCACCACAATCAGTGCTTGCACAGCAGATCTTTGAGGGTTCACTGCTGCAAATATCAGTAACAGATATGCTAGAGTCTTCCCAGAACCTGTctagaggaagaaaaagaaataaagtgAATACATTAGATTTCATAGCACACGTATCCATACATTATATGCATTTTAGCTGTAATGCAGGTTGCCAGTCAGTTTCCAGGAGATCTGATATCATCAGATTATGTATAGACGATATGGACCCAATAAATGAGCAATGCTCCATGCCACGATGGAGACAAATTGTTTTTGAGATCTAGACTGGCAGTAATCTTGGACCCTGAACATGAGTTTTGACGCTGATATTTCATCCCATAGGTACCTTTTTCAAAAGGAGTTTACAccactatatacatacatatatatacatacatatatattgttaTGGCCCTATCAAGTAGCTCAGTTCTTccctaaccccccccccccacgccCCCTCTTTCTCATCTTCTTCAAGTTCCTATGCTTGTCATTGCTTTCTTTTGTCTAGTAAAATTAAATTCCCTACGAAAGAAATGCATGCAGTATGCTCTGCCACCTCACATGATGTGATCCATATCATCAACCAAAATATTACTTAGACCATTATCCATGAAAATACACATACACACCATGTAGGGGCAGAGGTGCCATGCATGGTCATAAATTCCACAAGAGAAAGATTGAACCTAAAACAGGTCTGACATAACATGAAG
This genomic stretch from Malania oleifera isolate guangnan ecotype guangnan chromosome 3, ASM2987363v1, whole genome shotgun sequence harbors:
- the LOC131150199 gene encoding DEAD-box ATP-dependent RNA helicase 58, chloroplastic isoform X1 — encoded protein: MVSAAELLSLSLVFRGNKPSPPRFPFQSSCHRPRISSAVNGTARALTSQFNPQPVPTPPLPDSSPVTGETSASEKASTLRELCEGRVPEHVLRRVEEVGFVIPTDVQRQALPVLLAGRDCILHAQTGSGKTLAYLLLIFAAVNPQRSAVQALIVVPTRELGMQVAKVARMLAAKPTELGLGQKSCTVMALLDGGLLSRHKNWLKAEPPTIVVATIGSLCRMIEKRLFKLESMQVLVVDEVDFMFNSSKEVSSLRKLLTSYSSINSRQTVFASASIPQHRRFLHDCIQQKWTKSDAAHIHVNPVEPMPSQLHHRFMICNKKERQKALLFLLQSDAPDSGIIFVGEQSEKSKKAGNPPSTTLLIDFLKGSFVEGLDVHLLEGEMNFNLRATSLSEVRQGGGQGGGYLLVATDIAARGLDLPETTHIYNFDLPKTAVNYLHRAGRTGRKPFSDEKCRVTNIITSEERFALQRFENELMFQCEEIFV
- the LOC131150199 gene encoding DEAD-box ATP-dependent RNA helicase 58, chloroplastic isoform X3, with the protein product MQVAKVARMLAAKPTELGLGQKSCTVMALLDGGLLSRHKNWLKAEPPTIVVATIGSLCRMIEKRLFKLESMQVLVVDEVDFMFNSSKEVSSLRKLLTSYSSINSRQTVFASASIPQHRRFLHDCIQQKWTKSDAAHIHVNPVEPMPSQLHHRFMICNKKERQKALLFLLQSDAPDSGIIFVGEQSEKSKKAGNPPSTTLLIDFLKGSFVEGLDVHLLEGEMNFNLRATSLSEVRQGGGQGGGYLLVATDIAARGLDLPETTHIYNFDLPKTAVNYLHRAGRTGRKPFSDEKCRVTNIITSEERFALQRFENELMFQCEEIFV
- the LOC131150199 gene encoding DEAD-box ATP-dependent RNA helicase 58, chloroplastic isoform X2, translated to MVSAAELLSLSLVFRGNKPSPPRFPFQSSCHRPRISSAVNGTARALTSQFNPQPVPTPPLPDSSPVTGETSASEKASTLRELCEGRVPEHVLRRVEEVGFVIPTDVQRQALPVLLAGRDCILHAQTGSGKTLAYLLLIFAAVNPQRSAVQALIVVPTRELGMQVAKVARMLAAKPTELGLGQKSCTVMALLDGGLLSRHKNWLKAEPPTIVVATIGSLCRMIEKRLFKLESMQVDFMFNSSKEVSSLRKLLTSYSSINSRQTVFASASIPQHRRFLHDCIQQKWTKSDAAHIHVNPVEPMPSQLHHRFMICNKKERQKALLFLLQSDAPDSGIIFVGEQSEKSKKAGNPPSTTLLIDFLKGSFVEGLDVHLLEGEMNFNLRATSLSEVRQGGGQGGGYLLVATDIAARGLDLPETTHIYNFDLPKTAVNYLHRAGRTGRKPFSDEKCRVTNIITSEERFALQRFENELMFQCEEIFV